A single Triticum dicoccoides isolate Atlit2015 ecotype Zavitan chromosome 2A, WEW_v2.0, whole genome shotgun sequence DNA region contains:
- the LOC119357259 gene encoding protein NRT1/ PTR FAMILY 5.10-like, with product MAMMDVDAPFLEDKEEPLAGVCDFRGRAVYRTTSGGWRSAFFLVVVEVAVIIAYYGVSANLITYLTGPLGQSNAAAATAVNVWTGTARLMPLLGAFVADSWLGRYRSIILACTLYVLGYGMITLASTLLSQRPSASLGKDSSSSPFSLEVSFFYVSLYLIALAQGVGKPCGLAFAADQFDPNHAREFTARSSLFNWWHFFIAIGISFAVIVVSYIQENVGWGIGFGTLFTVMICAFVVFLLGIPTYRLHVPVTGSDNPFARLGRSVFALARNSSFRVCAKRHHHEDEDVATSMEEARCVLQLLPIWAACLAYGVVIAQIMTLFNKQGRTLNRHIGGLELPPATLQVFWPAAGLLFVPIYDRVLVPALRYTTGTPSGLTLLQRVGTGMVVSMVAMCVAALVETQRLEMARKNNLVDNAMATIPMSWAWLVPQYVMIGVSDVFVLVGMQEFFYDQMPSELRSLGIALFYSVMGIGGFISGALISLIDHITRSGGGESWFSNNLNRAHLDYFYWLLAGLSAAELALYIYITRNYVYKEKSQLRVTT from the exons ATGGCAATGATGGACGTCGATGCTCCCTTTCTTGAGGATAAGGAAGAGCCGCTCGCTGGCGTCTGCGACTTCCGCGGCCGCGCCGTCtaccgcaccacctccggcgggtggCGATCCGCCTTCTTCCTCGTCG TGGTGGAGGTCGCCGTCATCATCGCCTACTACGGCGTGTCGGCGAACCTGATCACGTACCTGACAGGGCCGCTCGGCCAATCCAACGCGGCGGCGGCCACGGCAGTGAACGTCTGGACGGGGACGGCCAGGCTCATGCCGCTGCTGGGTGCCTTCGTCGCCGACTCCTGGTTGGGCCGCTACCGCTCCATCATCCTCGCCTGCACCCTCTATGTCCTG GGCTATGGCATGATCACTCTAGCATCAACACTCCTGTCTCAGCGACCGTCTGCATCCCTTGGCAAAGACTCCTCGTCTTCCCCTTTTTCGCTGGAGGTGTCCTTCTTCTATGTCTCCCTCTATCTCATCGCGCTCGCGCAGGGTGTCGgcaaaccttgtggccttgccttcGCCGCAGATCAATTCGATCCCAACCACGCTAGGGAGTTCACCGCCCGGAGCTCCCTCTTCAACTGGTGGCACTTCTTCATAGCCATTGGGATCAGTTTCGCTGTCATCGTTGTCAGCTACATCCAGGAGAATGTTGGTTGGGGAATTGGCTTTGGCACGCTCTTCACCGTCATGATTTGCGCTTTTGttgtcttcctccttggcattcccACCTACCGCCTCCATGTGCCTGTCACTGGCTCTGATAACCCTTTTGCTCGTCTTGGTCGTAGTGTCTTTGCGCTTGCTAGGAACTCAAGCTTCCGTGTCTGCGCTAAAAGAcatcatcatgaagatgaagatgtcgcaACCAGCATGGAGGAGGCGCGTTGCGTGCTACAACTACTGCCGATCTGGGCAGCATGCCTAGCTTATGGTGTGGTGATTGCGCAGATCATGACACTTTTTAACAAGCAGGGACGCACCCTAAATCGTCATATTGGTGGCCTAGAGCTACCTCCGGCCACATTGCAAGTGTTCTGGCCGGCAGCCGGCTTACTGTTTGTGCCCATCTATGACCGTGTTCTAGTTCCGGCACTACGTTACACGACGGGCACCCCATCGGGGTTGACGCTGTTGCAGCGAGTAGGTACGGGCATGGTTGTCTCAATGGTCGCCATGTGTGTTGCGGCATTGGTGGAGACCCAAAGGTTGGAGATGGCACGGAAGAACAACCTAGTTGACAACGCCATGGCGACGATACCGATGAGCTGGGCATGGTTGGTTCCGCAGTATGTGATGATTGGGGTGTCCGACGTGTTTGTGTTAGTCGGGATGCAGGAGTTCTTCTATGACCAAATGCCCAGTGAGCTTCGCAGCCTTGGCATAGCGCTCTTCTATAGCGTGATGGGAATCGGCGGCTTCATCAGCGGCGCTCTCATATCACTCATTGACCACATCACCCGCAGCGGTGGGGGTGAAAGCTGGTTCTCTAACAACCTCAATCGCGCCCACCTTGACTACTTCTATTGGTTGCTCGCTGGCCTAAGTGCCGCCGAGCTTGCGCTCTATATCTACATCACCAGAAACTATGTCTACAAGGAAAAGAGTCAGCTGAGAGTGACAACCTAG